The sequence cactgtgaggatgtcttcgatattcagcaccttccccgactagtgaacagtgatcacgtcctaattcactttaagtttaggacacatggtttagaattcgtatctgctccaccccgtcccaatatctggcgagccaatattctggaaatcagaaactgtgctatctcgaccGATTGGTCGGTtgacgcggatggattgatcgaagatgaatggaataagtttaaggctacattcgagtccgtaacgtcgccgtttatcccatggtcagcacgtaagctatcacattgccctccatggattaataaggaaacccggaagctgttaaagcgtaggaaacatttctgggacttattcttgttgacaggtcatgcaccatttaGGCGTGAGTACCAGAaattccgtaatatctgtaagaaaaccatagccgAATCtcgtaccacttacgaacgacagttagtatatgatagccgtacttgtccgaaacgattgttttcgtatgttaaacggcgaatgaaacgtagtgatggtattccccgttactgttacacgaaaattcagatttGCTAGCCGAATCAGATCGAGCTAAAGCTGAGACTttatcaaactattttagcgaagtctactctacgtttattgtaacaaatacttgtcccactcacaccgagataccaaccattgaatctgtacagcTGACTGAGGAatctgtccttccgttgatagccaacctcaaacctggtaagataccgggccctgacgggttacatccaagGTTGCTGttatctcttgcggacattatttcaaaaccgctcgcgacactcttcaacatgtccctttcactcgctcaactccctagagattggaaggacgctatagcCAGTCCTATATTTAGGGACGGTCAGAGACatatagtatctaactaccggcctgtcagtctaactagcatagtcgttaagttacttgaaaagatagttcgggttaggttgctaagccacatagatttacacaatctgttagctcctgagcaacacggatttcgtaacaagcgttcatgcttgactaacttgcttattgcgagggaggattggacagcagccctagataacggtctgtctgtcgacgtgatattcatagattttagcaaagcgtttgacaaggtttcacacgtaggtcttatgcggaaactcacgagcttcggaataataggtactgtacatgcgtggataggaaatttcttatgtgaccgcagacagagagttaggatcaatggaacgctatccgattggaagccggtcaaaagtggtgtaccccaaggctacatcttaggccctctgttcttccttctctacgttaatgagttaccactGTTGCTTAGGTCGTCGATATTATTGTTTGTGGAtgacgtaaaaatctggagaacaataaaaagtgcggctgatcatctgAATCATCAAgttgacttagacgatttagttagatgggcccgagagtggggcttagaaatcaatgctaggaagagtgtgctaatgcacatcggtcacggcaATAGTCACCGTTatactattgagggtaaacctctttcATTCGTTCAAGAGtgtaaagacttaggagtagtattaagtcatgatttaaaaacaactacgcattgcaaagcagccgctgccaaaggttttcgtgcgttatggtcacttcgccaaGCGTTAACATTTTTCGACGAGAAAActtttcgaattttatatcccatatatgtaGGACCACATTTAGAGCACTGTATTCAAGCAGCaagcccgtgtctggtaaaggatactaactcccttgagcgtgtccggcgtgtgggaacgaaattagtgaagggtctttctagactcgaactgatgtacgtacgtacgtacgaagttctacgttgttactgactgactggcccccttacgatgagcgtttaaaacccCTAAACATTTTCCCCtcgtcgtatcgtaggacacgagttGACcctatactggcatttcgtatctttaattatgatttgggtgttagtatgtcttatctttttgcttcctccagcactaataatctccgaagTCATGAACCACGatttaataaacttaaagtagggtcccgtttttctcatcgagtagtcaatgattgggACGCCTTACCccaacaagtggtatcagccccatcagtgaatattttcaaggagaagctggaccttcgcTGGAAAGCAATGTatcaggattaatacaggttcaccaacctactatccttattactgaagactgaagactgagactctaatttaaggacgagtcaatcagaagcgtttgagtagtttcaaggtcacggagccaagttcaacacgcgatgctaacatacgatcggttcacagcggattttagagaggaggtgattaatgagaggttacAACAGATAAGAcggtgagactctaatttagggacgagccaatgagaagcgtttgagctatttcaattattagccaatcagaagacagtataaagtaaaaatatattacaagaaagtaatgaattacagtggatattcttctgtTACATGAttaaaaaacttgttaaggtttgataaaggctcagaagttctgaattcataatgcatacggtatagaaactcgtccacaGGGTCAGGTCTAGGGTTAGgttttagggttaaggttagagTTAGGGTAAGAGTTAAGGTTGTAGCCTCTCACTAAACAACTCATCTCTAAAATCTGTTGCAAACCGACCGTatgttagcaccctaacccTAACTCTAActttaaccctaaaccctaaccctatggacgagtttctctgccatatgaattcagaacctctgaacctttatcaaacattaacaagtttttaaatcatgcaAAGGAAGAATATCCActataattcattactttcttataagatattttcactttatactaactgtcttgtgattggctaataattgccaaggtcatttaagattcgttcaaaggtcgtccctaaattagagccTCGCCGACAGAAGAAACAGGGGAAGCAATTATTGGGGTACGAATCAGAATTGTGTAGAAAGCAAGGGCATATATAGTTATTAGCGTTAgctataacatcattatagtTCAGCCAATCCACAAGGAGGCAAGTGATGCTATCGTCCAATCGCAGTATGCCTTGTTGATATTCTAGGAGGCTCCATCAAGTTCTGACTGGGTGAAAATTCCTCGACTGCTTCAGGGACTCTGGAGGCTACGTCGCACCTCTTTAGAGCCGTCCTAGTAGTGCTTTAGATTTTCACATTTAGGGATCATTTCGATTGTGAATAGTTTTCAAACACTTTTTGGAGTTCTAAGAATTGTGAAGTTTGAGCTCCTGTGAGCTAATAGGATCACGGGGGGCGCGAATCTATGTATATCTATAACCGTATGCGGAACGAAAGCCAGAGCTATAAACAAATATGTCAAAATATTAGTAATGAAGTTAAATCACTGAGACTCTTGGTGTATACTTAATCATATCAAAGTTCGAATTAAGCCAATTAGTCACTCATCGTTGTCAAGTTGTTTGTCTGATGTCAGAATTGtgggtattattattattacttgggTTGAAGCAGAAAATGTGAAGCGAAAGTCAGAAGCAATAGTAACTATTCATAGACATTTTTATTTGTCATTgctttgtagcgtggcgtcgagtcgaggttgactatgaacaccactacaaaggaacgcgtgccaggatatccataaaatcccccggaagcgaaatatcagaaggcagttaatgggcttaatcgagatatatttgctggcgatctcttGGTATCGAaaaaataccgagatcgtgtcaggatacaagcttggttactgagcgtaaccggatttgcgcgaggtcacaatcgaagtgtaaAAATAATGGgtgtttttagcacagttaaccaaagagcacattaagcagtcactggtacagttgtttataataacagttgttttcattaaaccaatcgtgttctcgtgataaaaatAAGTCACTACAGTTTAATGGGTAGTCGCACGTCATGGATATTCCAAAGCTCCCAACTTTGGGTAAATTTTTGGGTTTTCTTCATAAATATGTGCGCACTTCCcaaaagtttaatacaattCTGGGGAAATTTTGAGATTTTAGTGCCATTTCCCAAaacttcttctattccgtctacaaccatttgaaccattttagtgaattactggaattgtCTACCAGAACTCGTAATCTCAGCACGTTActttgatatattcaaaacgagattgaaCCTCTACAGTGTTACAAACTGCAAAGATTAATATAGGTCGTTAGACCTCCTATCCGTATTACTAAAGACTGAAGAACGCCCGCTTTGGATGAAACCAGTTAAGGTCGTGTGAATGAGGTAGATTTGAACAGTAGTCGACAACTCATGTTTGCTTTCAAGAAGATTCCGCGTCAAAAATCTCAGGATCTGCACGATGAAACTGACGCGACTAGTAATCGGAATAAGCAAAAACTTTTTGTCACTATGTTTGAATCCAAACGAGCTCAGATAATTGTATACTTGTCAAGTAGACGTTTATGTTCCTGCTTCATTTTACTTGGTTGTGATACACACCTCGCAATTTTTGGTAAAGCAAGATTTACTCACTTATGTGGGCCAATGATCACTATATGGGGGGGAAATATAGGACCAAATCCTTCCAGCTCATATGATCTTTATTCACCTACTTCACACACTCCATTATCTATTACTCAATGCCCACACGAAAAAtcgaaatatgtaaataaagaTGCAACTCAGGGACTTCAATCTTCCGAAATCAAAGTTGCTCTAGAGAGTTTGTGTGATCTAAGTGATGCTCAAGTTTTGACAGAACGTCTTGGCAAAGAAATGAGTGTCTTTCGGGACCATGTGACTGTTTTACACTTCAGTCCTCATCGGAGTCGAGTCCTAAACTCACTTTCTGAGATTAAACGGTTCCGTTTTTTGTTTCATCTGCCATCAGAAGGCACTGTACCAAATGCCTCCTTAGCTAAGTTACTTGGGTTTACTTTTCTCGAACATGATGGGAGCCTTGGATATCAGGTCGCACCAGAAGTTTCACGTATTTCACTGAGACTTAGCTCCATCCCCGTAGTTGATCCATGTGATGATTATGTAAGGAAATTACTAATTTGTGGTCCGAAGGGTGCTGGAAAGTCATCTCTACTGCGTTTTTTATCAAACATAATCCTTACAGATGTGGAATATCCTCTTAAAGAAAAGTGTGTTGCAGTTCTTGATTGTGATATTGGACAACCTGAATTTACTCCGAATGGAATTATAAGTTTGTGTCTAGTCAAACTGCCATTGTTTGGTCCTCCGTATACTCATATTTCATCCACTAATGTAAATATTCTCCGGTAAGTTCTCGATATAACCTTGAAACTGCAGTTGGTGGTATTTTAAGCACGACATGAATGCTTCCAATCTAAAGTGCATTTATACTAATGTATTCCCCATTATCCCTTATTTGTAGTCACCTGTAGTcgattaattgattttttttgtagTTAGTTCATAATTAATGGGGATTTTAACGCGTCACACTTACTTGGGCATTAATTTAGATCAATACCAAATAGATGTTAATCTGAAACTTTTCACAAACTTTGTAGAGTGATAATATCTACTGGTTAAGTGCTAAGCTGACACTTCATAAAATCCTTGTCGTTCACACCTTGGTTTTTATTTCATCAGGTGGCTTTACATTTCGAGATCACATTTGTGTCGAATTCCGTGATCATACACATATATACTTCCTGTTTCTGAAGTGACAGACAGGGTCTTAATATTTGAGGGCAAAAATAATTTGCGGACCCTCTATACAGTCTTTGAATTTAGTCTGTCATTATTTGATGTTTTATCTAGTTGACAGGATCATCATACTTTTGTGAAACATAATTGGCTCTTCGTAATATGCTGTAATGCCCAAATACATAAAGATACGATTCCCTGAAATCAAGCCGTGGTATGTTGTACTAAAAGATACCACGCTTCATGCTGTTCCAACCGACCAAGTTTCAGTAAGATAATTTATATAATTTGTGCTTGGAATCAAAATTATATCATCTAGACGATACAGTGACGCTTCTAGTTCTGAAAAACCTTTGCATCGTTTGTCTTTAGGTTCATTTCAGTCCAATGTTCCAGTAATTTCCAAATAAAGTAGTTACTGTCTATCATATTTGGTCTCTGCTAGTTTTTTGTACATATTTTACGTTGCATGTGAAGGTAAATATTCTGATTGTCTTGTACCTAGTCTAAGCATTAAAATATTCTGTCTCCCATGTTCTTCGTTTTGATGTTTCTAAATCGTTCATCCTCATCATCTCTGAATCCATGTGAATCTCTGAATATCTATTATATTCTAGTCAGTGTTTTGTCGGTTGCATTACACCCTCTGATGATCCCAGTTTCTACTTGAAATGTCTCAACTTTGTATATGATGCCTACGTTAATTTACCTGAACCAAAGCCGCGTTTACTAGTCAATACAATGGGCTGGATGCAAGGTATGTTTTTAGTCACCGTTAATCAAAAACTATTGTTTTGGTATTTATCACGATACCTATGTCTAAATAAATTTTTCTCTGAAATACTTTATTGGACGACGTCAGTGTTTCTACAGAAATTTTAAGTATAATTACACGACCCACCGTAAAACAAAATGCAAATATTTCCGCCTATGCATTTTGATTAGGAAAATCCAGTGTTTCTTCGTAACCTGACCATCGTCATCTAAGTAAACAGTTTTCAATCGGTACGTTTGACATTCGTAGGCcgtttttatcaatatttataacaCTTTGCTGTCATTTACAACACAATCCATTACCTAAGAACCCTGATATACCGCACAAAAgcttccaaatgccctggtacggccgagggtggggaaagTCCGCTCCCTTCAAATgatctcacatgaccacgcgtatacagcctctgccagggaaatcctactcactgccttctcgtggcaggggtgttgtttacgaaattgggaggacaaaaagcgaatgtccggagctttaaccggattggtggatatggaggatccacctaaaagagttagaaaaccctgattccaaaccattggtgcacatgggctccaggattctgaggaaacaaatggcatatgaaccgactgttggttaccggctacaaTGGGATTGTATCACTTGACATTTcactgcattgtggatcagatctttacgTCAAacgctccgagtgtggcccctccaagaaaaccacctgtttcggtctgggcgcccaggcagtatcacagtccacacacaaatcaagtgacttgtgtggcacatatatattcggtgcctgTTGTGccaatatttgaattattttttctggttagcgtttttaagcgagtttatttgtttaaataaataataataaataaaacacaaatGTCTGCTAAACGATGGATCAGTCATTATACCAGAGAAGATCCACTTAGTATTATAATGTTTCATAATCCAGAAAACGAACttcgaatgtccgacgctttaaccggatcccaaaccaatggtgcacatgggctccagtatcctgcgggaacaaatggcgtatgaaccaatcgttggtcaccggctaccatgggactgcatctccttacgatgctccactgccttgtgggttagacccttaggtcaaaggctcggggtgtggccccctaagataaccacctgcttcggtctgggcacccgggcagtatcgcagctcacacgcaaatgatgaactctctatatctatggaaactacatttctcgcttcgaataacaatcaaattattattattattattattattattattattattattattattattattactattttccacattattcaccctctttcatacttatacagcggctcgtcttcggtgaaaattcgactgtatctaaacgttctcgagtcactgtccggttgaaaattatatattaccactgaatatgagtactgaagcagtttttctgaaaccgcgtgcaccattcaaactggctgccttcaacgttcgcactcttatgcaggttggacaacagatagggctgactatgtctttggaaagtcttcatatcgatgtctgctgtctatccgagacccgtattcaaggctctggtgaagtactacaaattcgctctccatctgtcgcttcgaaaagcttgttttacgtgcgcttatccggggaccctgtggcatccttgtctggtcttgctggcgttggtgtcgcactgagcgctagagctgaggcagcactaatcgattggatcccccattaacagtcggttatgtgctgttagattagagagttccatcaaagtgagaagaaatcggcgtgagaaacgatgtcttttcgtcatctccgcctatgctccgacagattgcagcccggatgcaatcaaggatgagttttaccaccagttatctgttcttctccaggaagtgtgttcgacagatattgtagtactagccggagacttgaatgctcaggtcgggcgtctaggcacagaagagagtcgtttaggtggccgatggggactcgttggtcgcaggtcagataacggggaccgtctactgcaactgtgcacagaccacaacctgtttctggctagcggcttatgccaatctgggccatctttggcgccttcgtgatgtcagtctggctgtaaaaggtcggatctacaacgcgtcggggAGAGCGGTTTTACTCtacgcttgtgaaacctggcctctccgagttgagggtgttagacgactctctgtgtttgatcatcgttgtctacgaaggattgctgacatccagtggcaacaccatgttagtaatgcagaggttcagcatcgtgtgttcgggcacagagacgataatgtgattggtgtcaccatcctgaaacaccgacttcggtggcttggacatgttctacgaatgtcatcccagagaatcccacgtcgtgcattatatGCCGacactgggactggttggaagaagcggagaggtggtcagtgtatgacatagtgtcgtggtatgaaagaaagctgcaaagggctggcttctgttggttcttcacgacttcctggctggggtccgagagatggtgcaacacagtggctagagacgctatcagatatggctcagaatagaagccagtggcgatcctgctgtaaccttcttttactttcttcataaaaagtggttgtatcttgcTTAAATGAAAggtttcttctgattgtacctttccgtcccctcattattactactattattactacactaccttacaccaacctcttcgttattgttctctttttctttacgctccttacctgtTTTTCTtcctcttcgaattctcattgttttgtgtagcgcatatatattggcgctctcttgtaccaatatttatgtgttcaaataaataaataaataatcatccCGTATTTTACCCCGTTGGTCCATACTAACTACTGGAAAATAAATTGTTTGGATCAGAAAGTTATTTTATCTCTATATGAGGCTCTTGTCTCATAAAATTCAATTTATATCGTTTTTGCGAAGTATCTTGACGCTTGAGTACGTAGAAGTGTTCAGAAAGGGTTTCATTTCCGATATTCAGTTTCAATACAAACTAAGAGTTGTCATCAGTCCGTGAAGTCACCGAATAATGgtatatatatttttggtaGATTATCTGGTTAGGACCGGGTGATAATCGTGATCAGCGATTGCATCACCGTAATACAAATGGATCGTTTCTTTGTCTACCCCTAAGTGCCGAGTTTCGGCATTATCTCATATTTCCTCTCTCGGATTACATTTCCCATTCCTAATTTTTAGTTACCACTACTAATTTCATCATCTTTGTATTTGTGTTTATAATGTCATCTCTCTGTGCCAATGTAATGTAGTAAATTGGACTGATGCCTATCTGTACCAGGTTTCACGTTGCTTATCACCACCAACTAAATGACAACCTGAAAGCTCCTTAATAATACTTTTTTAGAGTAATTATCAATTGTTTTAACACATGAGAAATACCAGTTTTAGTTGGATTCTTTGTAGTTTTTTTGACATATTATTGGTAAAATTGGGACATAGTGGGCACACAAACATCCCAATTATGCATACGAAGATTTCTTTTGATCAGCGAGATTTTATATTACTCTCCATAATTATTTCTATTTGAGCCATagctactgtggtgtgtgctacttatattgatataagtagtatatgtcgcgagttaaaacgtaatatctgtcagcagaagatgaggtgaagatcaagaaaggaagagcgagagcacaatggaatttgtaagaaaacgcatgtacaatggaatgggagacaatggattagtgtttgcaacggaaacagtccagtttgatatgatgcattgatattttgcaaattgacgattgactttattgagatagtctgtatttttgtgctaaatacattcgattgtccccacccgtgttatTGATCACTACACTACCAGCTTTTAGCATATTACAAATAAGATAATTCTTCCGAGCACTGATACAatgtttttcattcatttgttttctgATAAGACATTTCGAAACACAGGTGCAGTATAGTTTCGTGTCATGGTTACTAGGCTCAAACGATCTGCCCCCGGATCATTTTAAGAATGATGGCGAACTAACCTACTGGTGACCAGTTTATGACATGTCATTGTGGAGTGAACGAAAGCTTTGTAGTATTAGGATCCGTCAGTCTATCACAACCCCCTTGTTAGGGTCGGAGAAATAGTTCAGTTTAGTGGTTTAAGACGTTAAATGATATGGCTCAACAAAACTAGTGTGGCTCCTGCTGtagtttttgtatttttatagaGAATAAAAGGAATTCCCTTAGTTGGAAGAGCTGTTACTCTGTTGTATTGCTGTCTGAGCTGTATCTCCCATTATATACTGTCTTTAGCTACTTATTTCTTCTTTTCGACTTTATTTCCCTCACCCTGTCATCTCTGTAATTGTGTAACCTATATCTATTTTGTTGCCAGTTGTACCAAgtttaatgtatttatttatttaaacacaaacattggtacaaggaggcaccaaatagatatgaccctcataaatcattcgatttgtgtggggaataggatactgcccgggtgtccaagCCGAAGCGGATAAATTTAGTGTATTGAATAACTAAAACTGATATCAAGTGTAATGTTCAAAATAAGTTTGTTCAAGTGCTATGTATATAAAATGTCATTATTGTTTTACTCCCAGGGCTTGGATTAACACTGCTGTTAGAACAAATACTCTTAGTTAAACCAGACCTGATCATTCAGCTTCGTACAACGGGATCTTCAAATAATCGCACAAACTCTCCAGATCTAAATAGTAGTTCATTAAAAACTATGGACACCTGGAATTCACGGGTAAGTTGTCTTTTAATTAGATACACATGATTCGTACATTGAACTTGTGAGTAGATAAATTGAGGTCAGTTTACTAAATGATTCTGGATTTCTGCCCTATGATAGGGACATCGGTTTCATCTAAACACCTGAAATCAActccgatatatatatatatatatatatatatatatatatcagacaCCCGATATTCTGTCGGCTTTTCAAGCTAATTATTGGTCCTATCGATTTCCATGTACTTCTTTGTCATTAGGTCGTCAGTTCAATTTACTTAATAGTATGTATAGatgtcattatatgtgaaataatctcagtgatttaaatttaaataatcccaacgtttcgtccagccaACTTGTctagacttcttcagggtagttatcaaaatcatcaaagaagtaTATAACGATgcaagtgaaataaacaggttGAATAAAGAAATGGATCCAGTTACTTGATAGCTAATATTTGCCAAGTAGTTGTTAGCTGAATACCATCCTCTCTGTTTAGGCTGTTTTTATTCGCCCATTTATACagcgcttctgctgtcaatctttctttatgagtTAAAACCTtcctgaagtattttggtcccttcgAAATTAATCAtgtgtcctgtttctaacgcatgtaacgctatcACAGACTTATTCACAAGTTTTATTAAGACAACCGTGGATTTGggaatatatttcaaacactaTTCGTTCCTTCAACCTTACATTCAATTGTCTGGATGTTTCCCCCACATAAGCTGAATTACAATTACAGTTGATCTCATAGACAAtattttgttcttcctttgggGACTTATCATTAGCTTTCACTAATGCCGATCTTATGGTGTCACACCCCCGAAAATACAGTTacatcatgtttgtttagaatccgCTTCATTTCTTCCGATATTTCACTACAGTATGGAATGACCATTGTGGACTTCCAATCTGTCAGTATACATTCTAGTTTAAATTTTCTTCCATTTCTAATAATCTTTAAGAACTTTTTTGGATAGTTGTTATCCCTAATTGTCGACAAAACTCTATTCAATTCAACTTGTTGGTCTTTCTTATCTGCAACGAGCTTAATACTTCTTTTAATTAAAGTTTTTACAACAGTGACGTTTGTACACAGCGCATGAGGCGGACCAAAATCTAAGTATCTTTCAGAATGTGTTGACTTCCTGAAcacatttattttcaacttaaTATTGTTATATCTTCGTTCAACCAAACAGTCGAGAAACGCTAGTTTGTGGTCAACGGATTCTATTTCCTTCGTTAGCTTTATGCTCTCCGAAATGTTGTTTACATTTTCAAACAATTCTTCTAAACCATTgcgtttaatgataataaaaatatcgtCTACATACCGTAACCAGACCTTTGTAGGACATACACTTCTCAAGATTGCACTGGTTTCTAGAGACGGCATTAATAGATTCACTACAATCTGATTTGGATTTACGATGCCCATTAGGTCCATCTGAGGTTATGAAATGCTTGGAATTATGTTTAAGATCCACCTTATTGATATTTCGAGGAGACCTTTACAGACAAAAAGAAGGTATACCAATGGGTTCACCAGTTTTTCCGATTGTTCCAGGCattcatgaatatgaataaggtGGATCTTCAAACTATGCTTATTGTGCTAGAGCCGGTATGATATATACTCCTACCAAACCCTGACTAATGGAATAGAGTTTAAAACCGCGACCAATAGATTAACTCTCAAGTCCCTATAGACTGGTGAACCACAACTTCTACTTCTCCAATAAAACATCAAGACAGTATACTACACTCTTATTGTTAGCAACTAAAATGGAGCAATAGGCTGGAAACAAAAAAAACTCTTTATCAGcaacatatttttaaaaaacaatggAAATTCAATCATAAACCAGTGCACTAATATATTTTCACATCTCCATTCCACCGCATCTAGTATTCGAACTGTGGGATCAGTAGAGGCCTTTGTCTAGCTCCACTTCTTTTTGTGGACCACTGAAAATAACTGAGGTATTCGTTTATTCGAGTAAATGTGTGATTGCTAATGATGGAGAGACAG comes from Schistosoma haematobium chromosome 3, whole genome shotgun sequence and encodes:
- the NOL9_1 gene encoding Polynucleotide 5'-hydroxyl-kinase nol9 (EggNog:ENOG410VA3F~COG:S), with translation MFAFKKIPRQKSQDLHDETDATSNRNKQKLFVTMFESKRAQIIVYLSSRRLCSCFILLGCDTHLAIFGKARFTHLCGPMITIWGGNIGPNPSSSYDLYSPTSHTPLSITQCPHEKSKYVNKDATQGLQSSEIKVALESLCDLSDAQVLTERLGKEMSVFRDHVTVLHFSPHRSRVLNSLSEIKRFRFLFHLPSEGTVPNASLAKLLGFTFLEHDGSLGYQVAPEVSRISLRLSSIPVVDPCDDYVRKLLICGPKGAGKSSLLRFLSNIILTDVEYPLKEKCVAVLDCDIGQPEFTPNGIISLCLVKLPLFGPPYTHISSTNVNILRQCFVGCITPSDDPSFYLKCLNFVYDAYVNLPEPKPRLLVNTMGWMQGLGLTLLLEQILLVKPDLIIQLRTTGSSNNRTNSPDLNSSSLKTMDTWNSRDISNETFNHDVILIESDVKLYKYNTIDDPRYNLGPPDHRDLMMLTYFMSTLACAYTSLPSRLKDEPLGHPVAHLLDCIPYQVPVTVPSKQQDKCGNVNEQKNVILSSSVSTFDVQHDTLEIDSLYTNKNDSNHLAFRIMRPDSNLFAENFAFPSSVDGLLACLNATLVALCVVPQHNITEPDSTCMYRWISSNPVCECVGLAICRAVDPTAGAIYLTTGVSQDDLLKVTGILRGNVNLPNCFFLDQPFFRTQVYEETSSFLPYLGPVSTQGKGRAGLPSRRSYPKTMHHATHRMGTSDVMD